One genomic region from Conexibacter woesei DSM 14684 encodes:
- a CDS encoding response regulator transcription factor, whose protein sequence is MRVVIGEDQVLMREGLRLVLEGAGFTIDAVAEDARDLVRRVLGLRPDLVVADIRMPPDLTDDGLRAVLQLRSELPGLPVMVLSQHMQRRYAVELLRHDDRGVGYLLKERIADLETFIADLHRVLDGGTVLDPVVVSAMMDRPRPGDPLAGLTRRQREVLALMAEGRSNAAIAARLHVTEKSVVRHVSLVYDALGIDQSSDDHRRVLAVVRYLSR, encoded by the coding sequence GTGCGCGTCGTGATCGGCGAGGACCAGGTTCTCATGCGCGAGGGTCTGCGGCTCGTGCTGGAGGGCGCGGGCTTCACGATCGATGCGGTCGCCGAGGACGCACGCGATCTCGTGCGGCGTGTGCTCGGGCTCAGACCCGATCTCGTCGTCGCCGACATCCGCATGCCGCCGGACCTCACCGACGACGGGCTCCGCGCGGTCCTGCAGCTGCGCAGCGAACTGCCGGGGCTGCCGGTGATGGTGCTCTCCCAGCACATGCAGCGCCGCTACGCCGTCGAGCTGCTGCGACACGACGACCGGGGCGTCGGCTACCTGCTCAAGGAGCGCATCGCCGACCTGGAGACCTTCATCGCCGACCTGCACCGCGTCCTCGACGGCGGCACGGTGCTGGATCCCGTCGTCGTCTCCGCGATGATGGACCGCCCACGCCCGGGCGATCCACTGGCCGGCCTCACACGCCGCCAACGCGAGGTGCTCGCGCTGATGGCTGAGGGCCGCAGCAACGCGGCCATCGCCGCGCGCCTGCACGTCACCGAGAAGTCGGTCGTCCGGCACGTCTCGCTCGTCTACGACGCGCTCGGCATCGACCAGAGCAGCGACGACCACCGGCGCGTGCTCGCCGTCGTCCGCTACCTCTCGCGCTGA
- a CDS encoding sensor histidine kinase, translated as MILHRGGPYAWLTACFPVVGLVYVMTGLVAWARRPGSRLGLLLVVAGGFALLPEVAAVDAPVPVAVGMIVGTVILAVIVQLLLSFPTGRLHTTAERVVVLAGYFVCLPLQVPRYLFAADSPLNVANRPDLDAAGLHVQRIAGAIVVLATAALLIERMRRARPEQRRVLVPLSVYGIFALLVVPVSSALEHSVFDGDPVQRTILQLVSLGLVPLVFVVAASRGGFDRTSDLAELGVWLGSDEGGRPELRTALATTLGDPSVQVLFRVQGEEALVDDRGIPVVVAARANGRGTVDVELGGRAVGAIAYDAMLVDRPEEIREAGRIVAIALDRQRLTVELRASRARIAATADGERRRIARDLHDGLQARLVLLAVQAAGRGDQATLRAGIQSAIEELRELVNGVMPAQLTERGLAAAIEDLRDRLPMPIELHVAGLEQRLRLDVESAAYFVLSEAISNALKHAGPAALTVSLERTRDQLVLAVADDGAGGARAGGGIRGMVDRVEALGGELHVDSVPGSGTRVRAVIPCAS; from the coding sequence TTGATCCTGCACCGGGGCGGGCCGTACGCCTGGCTCACGGCGTGCTTCCCGGTGGTCGGGCTGGTGTACGTCATGACGGGCCTGGTGGCATGGGCGCGCCGGCCGGGCAGCCGCCTGGGGCTGCTGCTCGTGGTCGCAGGCGGCTTCGCGCTGCTGCCGGAGGTCGCCGCCGTCGACGCGCCCGTGCCGGTGGCCGTCGGCATGATCGTCGGGACGGTCATCCTCGCGGTGATCGTGCAGCTTCTGCTGAGCTTCCCGACCGGCCGGCTGCACACCACGGCGGAGCGCGTCGTGGTCCTCGCGGGCTACTTCGTCTGCCTGCCGCTGCAAGTACCCCGGTACCTGTTCGCCGCGGACAGCCCGCTCAATGTCGCGAACCGCCCGGACCTCGACGCCGCCGGCCTGCATGTCCAGCGCATCGCGGGCGCGATCGTCGTGCTCGCGACCGCCGCGCTGCTGATCGAGCGGATGCGACGGGCCCGCCCGGAGCAGCGCCGCGTGCTCGTCCCGCTCTCCGTCTACGGCATCTTCGCACTGCTCGTCGTCCCGGTCAGCAGCGCACTCGAGCACAGCGTGTTCGACGGCGACCCGGTGCAGCGCACCATTCTGCAGCTGGTCAGCCTCGGCCTCGTGCCGCTCGTCTTCGTCGTGGCGGCCTCGCGCGGCGGCTTCGACCGCACCAGCGACCTCGCAGAGCTCGGCGTCTGGCTCGGCTCCGACGAGGGCGGGCGGCCCGAGCTGCGCACGGCGCTCGCGACGACGCTCGGCGACCCGTCCGTCCAGGTCCTGTTTCGGGTCCAGGGCGAGGAGGCGCTCGTCGACGATCGCGGCATCCCCGTGGTCGTCGCGGCGCGCGCGAACGGGCGTGGGACGGTCGACGTCGAGCTGGGCGGGCGCGCGGTCGGCGCGATCGCCTACGACGCGATGCTGGTCGACCGGCCCGAGGAGATCCGCGAGGCCGGCCGGATCGTCGCGATCGCGCTCGACCGGCAGCGGCTGACCGTCGAGCTGCGCGCCTCACGCGCGCGCATCGCCGCGACCGCCGACGGCGAGCGGCGCCGGATCGCCCGCGACCTCCACGACGGCCTGCAGGCGCGACTGGTTCTGCTCGCGGTGCAGGCGGCGGGCAGAGGCGACCAGGCGACGCTGCGGGCCGGCATCCAGTCGGCGATCGAGGAGCTGCGTGAGCTCGTCAACGGCGTGATGCCGGCGCAGCTCACCGAGCGGGGGCTCGCGGCGGCGATCGAGGATCTGCGCGACCGCCTCCCGATGCCGATCGAGCTGCACGTCGCCGGGCTCGAGCAGCGCCTGCGGCTGGACGTCGAGAGCGCGGCCTACTTCGTCCTCTCCGAGGCGATCTCCAACGCGCTCAAGCACGCCGGTCCCGCGGCGCTGACCGTGTCGCTCGAACGCACGCGCGACCAGCTCGTGCTGGCAGTGGCCGACGACGGCGCCGGCGGCGCCCGCGCGGGCGGCGGGATCCGCGGGATGGTCGACCGCGTCGAGGCGCTCGGCGGCGAGCTGCACGTCGACAGCGTGCCCGGGAGCGGGACGCGCGTGCGGGCGGTGATCCCGTGCGCGTCGTGA
- a CDS encoding serine hydrolase encodes MQLTSHRAVRAVAGVLVASAIASVPQASAAPKRDAALTRSIRRALATTAAPGAIVGVWQQGRAPYVRSFGVRNTATRRPMRSDLYMRIGSVTKTFTVTALLQLVDAGKVALDDPISKYVPGVISGDTITLRQLATMRSGLVNYSATESVDRALTDHPFNAWTPQELLSPAIGEPLLFAPGTGFSYSNTNTILLGLVVERVSGERLGAYIRRHITAPLGMRQTSFPAGTGFPSPHAQGYADSTPDGRVANATSWDPTWTWAAGQMVSTLRDLRIWAPRLVSGRGLLSARTQRLRLASVAGATPIVYGIGMFNVSGWLGHNGSLPGYQTLSLYRPQTKTTVVALINADIARRGVAPSTVVGEAITRVISPRNVYSLPASPTDDDPEASAAVVGGTPASRAQFPAFAVVGTGCGGALIAPDRVLTAAHCTSALEESDAVLVGPRNERRTVRRRAILPLHVRELAKMEREFPPPAGDLMLLELNRPVSDVPVATIATAADGLTRAGTAATTIGRGATSADGAGQGVFRSAVVDVVAPGSCTDQLPTALLRRWSLCTRGRPVAGPKGKTVKTSACVGDSGGPLLAGPAGSPTIVGVVSWGPSCGEDGDPEIYADAVEGREFALAPSPAWAPAVIGRARITGTAAVGRTVTCDVRWLVKPTRNLDYGFLIDGFQKQEGPRPTFRLTSDHRGKQVSCTATGATIGGRGGAPGVAPPRVVG; translated from the coding sequence ATGCAGCTGACTTCACACCGGGCCGTGCGCGCCGTCGCGGGCGTGCTCGTCGCCTCGGCGATCGCGTCGGTCCCGCAGGCGTCGGCCGCGCCGAAGCGCGACGCCGCGCTGACGAGATCGATCCGGCGGGCGCTCGCGACGACGGCCGCGCCCGGCGCGATCGTCGGCGTCTGGCAGCAGGGCAGAGCGCCGTACGTGCGGAGCTTCGGCGTGCGCAACACGGCGACGCGCCGGCCCATGCGCAGCGACCTGTACATGCGGATCGGGAGCGTGACGAAGACCTTCACGGTGACAGCGCTCCTGCAGCTCGTCGACGCGGGCAAGGTCGCGCTCGACGATCCGATCTCCAAGTACGTCCCCGGCGTCATCAGCGGTGACACGATCACGCTGCGACAGCTCGCGACGATGCGCAGCGGTCTCGTCAACTACAGCGCGACCGAGTCGGTCGACAGAGCGCTCACCGACCATCCCTTCAATGCGTGGACACCGCAGGAGCTGCTCTCCCCCGCGATCGGGGAGCCGCTGCTGTTCGCACCCGGGACGGGGTTCAGCTACTCGAACACGAACACGATCCTGCTCGGCCTCGTCGTCGAGCGGGTCTCCGGCGAGAGACTCGGGGCCTACATCCGCAGACACATCACGGCGCCGCTGGGGATGCGGCAGACGAGCTTCCCCGCCGGCACCGGGTTCCCGTCGCCCCACGCGCAGGGTTACGCGGACTCGACGCCGGACGGGCGCGTCGCGAACGCCACGAGCTGGGACCCGACCTGGACCTGGGCGGCCGGGCAGATGGTCTCGACGCTGCGCGACCTGCGGATCTGGGCGCCCCGGCTCGTCAGCGGCCGCGGGCTGCTGTCGGCGAGAACCCAGCGTCTGCGGCTCGCGTCCGTCGCCGGTGCCACGCCGATCGTCTACGGCATCGGCATGTTCAACGTCAGCGGCTGGCTCGGCCACAACGGATCGCTGCCCGGCTACCAGACGCTGTCGCTGTACCGCCCGCAGACGAAGACGACGGTCGTCGCGCTGATCAACGCCGACATCGCGCGCAGAGGCGTCGCCCCGAGCACGGTCGTCGGCGAAGCGATCACGCGGGTGATCAGCCCGCGGAACGTCTACTCGCTGCCGGCTTCGCCGACCGACGACGACCCGGAGGCGTCGGCGGCCGTCGTCGGCGGCACACCGGCGTCGCGGGCGCAGTTCCCCGCGTTCGCGGTCGTCGGCACGGGCTGCGGCGGGGCGCTGATCGCTCCCGACCGGGTGCTGACCGCGGCGCACTGCACGAGCGCGCTGGAGGAGAGCGACGCGGTGCTCGTCGGTCCGAGGAACGAGCGGCGCACCGTCCGCCGGCGGGCGATCCTCCCGCTGCACGTGCGCGAGCTGGCGAAGATGGAACGCGAGTTTCCGCCGCCCGCGGGCGACCTCATGCTCCTCGAGCTGAACCGACCGGTCAGCGACGTGCCCGTCGCGACGATCGCCACGGCCGCCGATGGCCTCACCCGCGCTGGGACGGCGGCGACCACGATCGGTCGCGGCGCCACCAGCGCGGACGGCGCGGGGCAGGGCGTGTTCCGCTCGGCGGTGGTGGACGTCGTGGCGCCTGGCTCGTGCACCGACCAGCTGCCGACGGCGCTGCTGCGGCGCTGGTCCCTCTGCACGCGGGGCCGTCCGGTCGCAGGGCCCAAGGGGAAGACGGTGAAGACGTCGGCGTGCGTCGGCGACAGCGGCGGCCCGCTCCTCGCCGGCCCGGCGGGATCGCCGACGATCGTCGGCGTGGTCAGCTGGGGACCGAGCTGCGGCGAGGACGGCGACCCCGAGATCTACGCCGACGCCGTGGAGGGGCGCGAGTTCGCGCTCGCGCCCAGCCCGGCATGGGCGCCGGCCGTGATCGGCCGAGCTCGCATCACCGGCACCGCTGCGGTCGGCCGCACGGTGACGTGCGACGTACGCTGGCTCGTGAAGCCGACCCGCAACCTCGACTACGGCTTCCTCATCGACGGCTTCCAGAAGCAGGAGGGACCGCGCCCGACCTTCCGCCTGACGAGCGACCATCGCGGCAAGCAGGTCAGCTGCACCGCGACCGGCGCGACGATCGGTGGGCGGGGTGGAGCACCGGGCGTCGCACCGCCCCGCGTCGTCGGCTGA